In the Topomyia yanbarensis strain Yona2022 chromosome 3, ASM3024719v1, whole genome shotgun sequence genome, one interval contains:
- the LOC131688710 gene encoding chymotrypsin-2-like — protein sequence MLLCNLTAKNQLRRSYLNTRADYKNVSLSSICHCSFRLAMFRFCFVLFCLIGAALAVPTADKRIVGGFPAESGEAPWMVSMRNSLNSHFCGGTLLNQRFVLTTAVCMSGRLSSTTMAVVGSRFLNTVAAPYYGLQTIVHPQYNANTLEFNVALFQTIQNVVFTSIVQPIQLGANFVNAGSRARMYGWGPTETGGSNSNALQTINLNVIDNDICRSSLGADGMRVGASSLCTLTREGQGLCTNDAGGALVLDNLAIGVASWKIPCATGRPDVFVRISTIRDWVVSII from the exons ATGCTGCTTTGTAATCTTACAGCAAAAAACCAGCTTCGGAGGTCTTATCTGAACACCCGTGCAGATTATAAAAACGTTTCCCTAAGCTCGATTTGTCATTGTAGTTTTCGGCTCGCAATGTTTCGCTTCTGTTTTGTTCTCTTTTGTTTGATAGGAGCAGCTTTGGCAGTGC CAACTGCCGATAAGCGCATCGTTGGAGGTTTTCCCGCGGAATCCGGAGAAGCGCCGTGGATGGTTTCGATGCGTAACTCGTTGAACAGCCATTTTTGCGGTGGAACTCTGTTGAATCAACGATTCGTTCTAACAACGGCCGTGTGTATGAGTGGCCGTCTGTCCAGTACCACGATGGCCGTGGTTGGTTCCCGGTTCCTGAACACCGTAGCTGCCCCCTACTATGGTCTGCAGACGATCGTTCATCCGCAGTACAATGCGAATACGTTAGAGTTCAACGTGGCACTATTTCAAACGATTCAGAACGTAGTGTTCACTTCAATCGTGCAACCGATTCAGTTGGGTGCAAATTTTGTAAATGCTGGCAGCCGGGCTCGTATGTACGGTTGGGGTCCTACCGAAACCGGGGGAAGTAATTCTAACGCACTGCAAACCATCAATCTGAATGTGATCGACAACGACATTTGCCGTAGCTCTCTAGGGGCTGACGGAATGCGTGTCGGGGCTTCTTCACTGTGCACATTGACCCGCGAAGGACAGGGACTGTGTACC AATGATGCTGGTGGTGCCTTGGTGTTGGATAATTTAGCCATTGGCGTTGCCTCCTGGAAGATTCCATGTGCCACTGGTCGGCCGGACGTGTTCGTACGTATTTCAACGATACGTGATTGGGTTGTGAGCATTATCTGA
- the LOC131688714 gene encoding chymotrypsin-2-like, translated as MFQYLLAVCLISSALGNEAQSGRIVGGRQAGRGQFPFQGSLRNLKNSHFCGAAIIGDRWLLTAAHCTIGNLPYQLRVVVGSVDRTAGGVSYNLAQIIEHPDFNELTLDNDLALLKTVYPIEMSFFVQPVVLSGNVIPAGIIATASGWGQTFVGSGLATMLQFMEVRTLNNYECKLRHGLQNREKVHTTSLCTFSRSGQGTCMGDSGSPLVANSELVGIVSWGVPCAAGKPDVYTSVPAHRAWIKYTTGI; from the exons ATGTTCCAGTACCTATTAGCTGTGTGCCTTATCAGTTCGGCCCTGGGAAATG AAGCCCAATCGGGCCGCATCGTTGGTGGGCGACAAGCGGGTCGTGGTCAATTTCCGTTCCAGGGGTCGCTGCGAAATCTAAAAAATTCCCACTTTTGCGGTGCAGCCATCATCGGCGACAGATGGCTCCTGACAGCCGCCCACTGCACTATTGGAAATCTACCTTACCAGCTTCGGGTGGTAGTTGGGTCGGTTGATCGCACGGCCGGCGGTGTAAGTTACAATCTGGCGCAGATCATCGAACACCCGGACTTTAACGAGCTCACACTGGATAACGATCTAGCACTTCTGAAGACGGTTTACCCGATTGAGATGAGTTTTTTCGTTCAACCAGTCGTGCTGAGTGGTAATGTGATTCCGGCTGGAATAATTGCGACCGCTAGTGGATGGGGACAAACCTTCGTGGGATCTGGATTGGCCACCATGCTGCAGTTCATGGAAGTGAGAACGTTGAACAATTACGAATGTAAACTGAGACATGGCCTCCAGAACCGGGAAAAAGTTCACACTACCAGTTTGTGCACGTTCTCGCGCAGTGGCCAGGGAACTTGCATGGGAGATTCGGGAAGTCCTCTGGTCGCCAATAGCGAACTGGTCGGAATAGTATCGTGGGGTGTTCCTTGCGCTGCTGGAAAACCCGATGTGTACACTAGTGTGCCGGCCCACCGAGCATGGATCAAATATACTACGGGAATTTAG
- the LOC131688713 gene encoding chymotrypsin-2-like — MYKSSILIVGLCLAVVASASPSWRGRIAGGTDAGAGQFPYMVSLRDSQLVHFCGGAILNNRWIITAGSCAVGRVPADVTVLTGSLSLTEGGTNHQADRIVIHPQFDESTLVNDVAVMRTRTPIVLNGDTFALRMASNYLSMGYGALISGWGRQAIDSPEFPDRLQYITTTVITHTECSNRFEPPYDQRIVESVICTANVEGFGACLGDAGSPLVYNGELHGVVSWGIPCGMGHPDVHSRVTSHRPWVLVHTMV; from the exons ATGTACAAGTCCAGTATCCTTATTGTCGGTCTGTGTTTAGCTGTGGTGGCCTCGGCCAGCC CGAGCTGGCGGGGGCGTATCGCCGGAGGAACCGATGCCGGTGCCGGCCAATTTCCGTACATGGTGTCGTTGCGTGATTCGCAGTTAGTTCACTTCTGCGGCGGAGCAATCCTGAACAACCGATGGATCATCACGGCTGGTTCCTGTGCTGTGGGCCGAGTTCCAGCTGACGTGACAGTGCTGACTGGTAGCCTGAGTCTGACGGAGGGTGGAACCAACCATCAAGCCGATCGGATTGTTATTCATCCTCAGTTCGACGAGTCTACTCTGGTGAATGATGTCGCTGTAATGCGGACGCGAACACCGATCGTTCTGAACGGGGACACTTTTGCTCTTCGGATGGCCAGCAACTATTTGTCGATGGGTTACGGTGCTCTGATTTCCGGATGGGGACGTCAAGCG ATCGACAGCCCAGAGTTCCCGGATCGGTTGCAATACATCACGACGACTGTGATCACACATACGGAATGCAGCAATCGGTTCGAGCCTCCGTACGATCAGCGAATTGTGGAGAGTGTGATATGTACTGCGAACGTTGAGGGCTTCGGAGCATGTCTGGGAGATGCTGGATCACCGCTGGTTTACAACGGTGAACTGCATGGCGTCGTATCATGGGGAATCCCTTGCGGAATGGGTCATCCGGATGTGCATTCTCGTGTCACCAGCCACAGGCCGTGGGTCCTCGTACACACTATGGTTTGA